A part of Solibacillus sp. FSL H8-0538 genomic DNA contains:
- a CDS encoding YpjP family protein yields the protein MKKWLYKSLVVSVALLTFGMITPKHEIWTTLEYGVEPNRTHESSGNDLSAAFQLDTILLEDSREEASIDTILSAAKQQSYIKFGSRIGPVIENEFETNIFPKMEEAIEITLARLGNDAIQSLTITEKPSGAYSEKIFHIIDNATAQDVIRFHVRTENRPFDGFYYNFHYHTMEDSYVTHYNLGEIYWSKNTPPKWLS from the coding sequence ATGAAAAAATGGTTATATAAATCGTTGGTCGTTTCGGTAGCGCTTTTAACATTCGGAATGATTACACCGAAACATGAAATTTGGACAACGCTAGAGTATGGAGTTGAGCCGAATCGAACACATGAATCGAGTGGAAATGATTTATCAGCAGCATTTCAGCTAGATACAATTTTACTTGAAGATAGTCGTGAAGAGGCGAGCATTGATACAATTTTATCTGCGGCTAAACAGCAATCTTACATAAAGTTCGGCTCGCGTATTGGGCCAGTTATTGAAAATGAATTTGAAACAAACATCTTTCCTAAAATGGAGGAAGCAATTGAAATAACACTTGCACGATTAGGGAATGACGCAATCCAATCACTAACAATTACAGAAAAGCCAAGCGGCGCATATTCTGAAAAGATTTTCCACATTATCGATAATGCGACAGCACAAGATGTTATCCGCTTCCACGTACGTACTGAAAATCGTCCATTTGACGGTTTTTATTATAATTTCCATTATCATACGATGGAAGATTCCTATGTAACACACTACAATTTGGGCGAAATTTACTGGTCCAAAAACACACCGCCTAAATGGTTGTCATAA
- a CDS encoding integrase core domain-containing protein produces the protein MYTSYAYQNYVKEMNLVGSMSRRGNCWDNAVIESFQAILKTEEFQYVKFNSLPLEEVRKRVEEYLLYYNEERIQEKLDYLTPKEFIHQAA, from the coding sequence GTGTATACATCGTATGCGTATCAAAATTATGTGAAGGAAATGAATTTGGTAGGGAGTATGTCGCGTCGAGGGAACTGTTGGGACAATGCAGTGATTGAATCGTTTCAGGCGATTTTGAAAACAGAAGAATTTCAATATGTAAAATTTAATTCGTTACCACTAGAAGAAGTACGCAAACGTGTAGAGGAATATCTTTTGTATTACAATGAGGAGCGAATTCAAGAAAAATTAGACTACCTGACGCCAAAAGAATTTATTCATCAAGCAGCCTAA
- a CDS encoding trypsin, whose protein sequence is MLTNSAERMKVNIFMTFDELSEYILVTLDRHELIVKVLYYRAEKDEITDIDLDKFEVVKSFTCANLEEAELKYSEWNDLRIAVSMISEYLKNQN, encoded by the coding sequence ATGCTTACAAATAGCGCTGAACGTATGAAAGTTAACATATTTATGACTTTTGATGAATTATCAGAATACATATTGGTGACGCTCGACCGCCATGAATTAATTGTAAAAGTGCTTTATTACAGAGCTGAAAAAGACGAAATCACTGATATAGACTTAGACAAATTTGAAGTCGTAAAGAGTTTTACATGCGCTAATTTAGAGGAAGCGGAGCTCAAGTATTCCGAGTGGAACGATTTACGTATAGCTGTTTCGATGATTTCCGAGTACTTAAAAAATCAAAATTGA